From the Bacillus tuaregi genome, one window contains:
- a CDS encoding ATP-binding protein — MSDILVNVLFLLVMLFLTQLFLEVYKKDFTTKDIKIFMFLSGLVSFIFFVIFPFASNEGVNYDIRVVPFIVASLYGGPLASIILYISGFIVRLGLGIEEATWITAFIYALIPLLTFFFYKPFFHATKSKKLWISISILFIHMFFSTLMNNFIFQVAAPSNILLIGSLIKLGCIVLTVITNEKILYNHKMKNELLEMEKMEMVSHLSASVAHEIRNGLTGAKGFIQLLKEEEKDPLKQKYIEIALNEMERSDSIIRDFLTFAKPAPEKVEKINVGQLMNDLIDILQSLSNMSSIEVKKQLFPFYITGERRIVQQAFLNMLKNAIEAMPNGGELFISMKEHKKQYEIVIQDSGLGMDEGQMKRLGKPYFTTKGQKGTGLGLMVAYRVIEQLNGQIKVNSEKGKGTEFHIYLPCAGEKQEIVHVDQSMQQGEIQMHS, encoded by the coding sequence ATGAGCGATATTTTGGTCAATGTACTTTTCCTACTCGTGATGCTCTTTTTAACGCAGCTCTTTCTGGAAGTGTACAAAAAGGATTTTACAACGAAGGACATCAAAATATTTATGTTTCTATCAGGATTGGTGTCTTTTATCTTTTTCGTCATTTTTCCATTTGCTAGTAATGAAGGGGTTAATTATGACATCCGCGTTGTTCCTTTTATTGTTGCCAGTTTATATGGGGGACCCTTAGCAAGTATTATCTTATACATTTCTGGATTTATTGTCCGATTAGGGTTAGGAATCGAAGAGGCGACATGGATTACGGCATTTATTTATGCTTTGATTCCACTATTAACCTTCTTTTTTTACAAACCATTCTTTCATGCGACGAAGAGTAAAAAACTATGGATTTCGATTTCTATTTTATTCATTCATATGTTTTTCAGTACATTGATGAATAACTTCATTTTTCAAGTGGCAGCCCCGTCCAATATACTACTAATCGGATCCTTGATTAAATTAGGGTGTATTGTCCTGACGGTCATTACAAACGAAAAAATTCTCTATAATCACAAAATGAAGAATGAATTGCTTGAAATGGAAAAGATGGAAATGGTCAGTCATTTAAGTGCATCTGTTGCACATGAAATTCGAAATGGTTTAACAGGTGCGAAAGGATTTATTCAGCTGTTAAAGGAGGAAGAGAAGGATCCACTTAAACAGAAATATATTGAAATTGCCTTGAATGAAATGGAAAGATCTGATTCGATAATTCGTGATTTTCTTACCTTTGCCAAACCAGCTCCAGAAAAGGTAGAAAAGATTAATGTAGGGCAGCTAATGAACGATTTAATCGATATTTTACAGTCTCTTTCAAATATGAGCTCGATTGAAGTGAAAAAGCAGCTTTTCCCTTTTTACATCACTGGGGAAAGAAGAATCGTGCAACAGGCATTCTTAAATATGCTGAAAAATGCCATTGAAGCGATGCCTAATGGTGGAGAATTATTCATTTCGATGAAGGAACATAAAAAACAATATGAAATCGTCATCCAAGATAGTGGGTTGGGGATGGATGAAGGGCAAATGAAACGATTAGGCAAGCCATACTTTACAACCAAGGGTCAGAAGGGAACTGGATTAGGGTTAATGGTCGCTTATCGGGTGATCGAGCAATTAAACGGACAGATTAAGGTGAACAGTGAAAAGGGAAAAGGCACGGAGTTTCATATTTATTTGCCTTGTGCAGGAGAAAAGCAGGAAATTGTTCACGTTGACCAAAGCATGCAGCAGGGTGAAATCCAAATGCATTCTTAA
- a CDS encoding TRAP transporter substrate-binding protein, whose translation MKKKIAFLIVLLIFIIMSAACGNEQSSGNNHTEKGAEQKIKIGHLAPENNVWHESLLKFDEELKARSDGRLRLDIYPNATLGNETDMFQQVQAGSLDMMIVTAAEMANYSDSFSAWFMPFILKDHEDSYKMAATSEALGLFDPINGVEGLGYYFAGMRHVLTKDDPITDIKDFKGASIRVTPSPAIVDFWEKIGAGPTPVPLPELYSAFQTNVVNVIDIDLDATIGNAYYEVGDQLTTMNHMVWASGVVMNEALWSDFSKEDQKMIKEALQVSIDFNKENNMEREEANLKAFKEQGGKVTELSNLDPFMKVAEEIHKKYGGQDPSIQAFIDKAKEIAK comes from the coding sequence ATGAAGAAGAAAATCGCTTTTTTAATTGTACTTTTAATATTCATCATTATGTCGGCAGCATGTGGCAATGAACAAAGCAGCGGAAATAATCACACAGAAAAGGGAGCCGAACAAAAAATCAAAATCGGTCATCTTGCTCCTGAAAATAACGTCTGGCACGAGAGTCTTCTAAAGTTTGACGAGGAATTGAAGGCTCGTTCGGATGGTCGTTTAAGACTTGATATTTATCCGAATGCTACATTAGGGAATGAAACGGATATGTTTCAGCAGGTACAGGCAGGCTCCCTAGATATGATGATTGTTACAGCTGCAGAAATGGCGAACTATTCAGATTCCTTCTCAGCCTGGTTTATGCCTTTTATTCTTAAAGACCACGAAGATTCCTATAAAATGGCAGCTACAAGTGAAGCTTTAGGGTTATTTGATCCTATCAATGGTGTAGAAGGCTTAGGCTATTATTTCGCTGGAATGCGCCATGTTCTAACAAAGGATGATCCAATAACCGATATAAAAGATTTCAAAGGTGCTTCGATTCGAGTAACACCAAGTCCAGCCATAGTTGATTTCTGGGAAAAAATTGGGGCAGGTCCCACACCGGTCCCACTACCTGAATTATACAGTGCCTTTCAAACAAATGTGGTGAATGTCATCGACATCGATTTAGATGCTACGATAGGAAATGCCTATTACGAGGTAGGAGATCAATTAACGACGATGAATCATATGGTGTGGGCAAGCGGAGTGGTAATGAACGAAGCTCTATGGTCAGATTTTTCTAAAGAGGATCAAAAAATGATAAAGGAAGCCCTGCAGGTTTCTATTGATTTTAATAAAGAGAATAATATGGAGCGAGAAGAAGCAAATCTAAAAGCGTTTAAAGAACAGGGGGGAAAAGTGACAGAGCTTTCCAATTTAGACCCGTTCATGAAGGTAGCCGAGGAAATCCATAAAAAATATGGTGGTCAAGATCCATCCATTCAAGCTTTCATCGATAAAGCAAAAGAGATAGCAAAATAA
- a CDS encoding TRAP transporter small permease, whose protein sequence is MNQEMENKSLLATNQKDDLSIIVEADTHWIDHILNRLTKGIEILAMISVGIMCISLIFGIIFRKILKNPLVGTDEVAMFFMLWITFLGACIALSKRDMVAVTFIVEKLPAAMQKKIKILCQIFILGISAMLFYYGYQWVMTTALMQATTAALKIPMWIPNLIFPLSMLIMVIYSTANIRYYLKQS, encoded by the coding sequence ATGAATCAAGAAATGGAAAATAAAAGCTTGTTAGCTACTAACCAAAAGGATGATTTATCAATCATAGTTGAGGCTGACACACATTGGATTGATCATATATTAAACCGCTTAACAAAGGGAATCGAGATACTCGCCATGATTAGTGTCGGAATCATGTGTATAAGCTTAATCTTCGGGATTATTTTTCGAAAAATTTTGAAAAATCCCCTTGTTGGGACTGATGAAGTAGCGATGTTCTTCATGCTCTGGATTACCTTTTTGGGTGCCTGTATTGCTTTAAGTAAAAGGGATATGGTTGCGGTAACCTTTATCGTTGAAAAGCTGCCTGCAGCCATGCAAAAAAAGATAAAGATTCTTTGTCAAATCTTCATCTTAGGAATTTCAGCAATGCTTTTCTATTACGGCTATCAATGGGTTATGACAACGGCCCTGATGCAGGCAACAACAGCCGCTTTAAAAATACCGATGTGGATTCCTAATCTAATATTTCCACTATCTATGTTGATTATGGTCATCTATAGTACGGCTAATATACGATACTATCTGAAGCAAAGCTAA
- a CDS encoding TRAP transporter large permease, with product MMLIAGIVFLVLLLIGLPIAYVLGATTIVYMLISENLNMLVSIPQKMSTSVQNYGLLAIPLFVLAGELMNRGGITSRLIGLSQVLVGHFRGGLAYVNVVTNMFLASIIGSANAQTAMMSKVIVPEMEKQGYKREFSSALTASASLIGPTIPPSIPFILYGVLAEVSIASMFIGGVIPGILLGLGFVLLIILFSIKEKYPKQTKATVKEMMKSVLIALPSISIPLLIVLGILSGVFTATESAAIASLLAFLVGSFFYRELKLKDLPSILVNTAVITSIVTFIVAMATMFGWLISFEKIPQMIASFLVNITESQFGFLLICLFLFLVIGMIMEGAAAMIILVPVMLPIAVQYGIDPVHFGIMICLNLTLGLITPPVGTVLFITSSITKISFEKLSKVIMPFFAVGVVVLLIVTYIPAVTTWLPSFIK from the coding sequence ATGATGCTAATTGCGGGAATCGTGTTTCTGGTACTCCTTCTCATTGGCTTACCGATTGCCTATGTGTTAGGAGCCACTACCATCGTCTATATGCTGATATCTGAAAATCTAAACATGCTGGTTTCCATCCCGCAAAAGATGTCAACAAGCGTTCAAAATTATGGGTTACTGGCTATTCCATTGTTCGTTCTAGCAGGAGAATTAATGAATCGCGGTGGGATTACCTCTAGGTTAATTGGATTATCACAGGTTCTGGTTGGACATTTTCGTGGGGGCTTAGCTTATGTAAATGTCGTGACCAATATGTTTCTTGCTTCCATAATTGGCTCAGCAAATGCTCAGACGGCAATGATGAGTAAGGTCATTGTTCCGGAAATGGAGAAGCAGGGCTATAAAAGGGAATTCAGCTCAGCATTGACTGCATCCGCCTCCTTAATAGGACCAACGATTCCTCCTAGTATTCCCTTCATTCTATATGGCGTCTTAGCAGAGGTTTCGATTGCCAGTATGTTTATTGGAGGAGTGATTCCAGGGATTCTATTAGGGCTCGGATTTGTACTATTAATTATTCTTTTTTCGATAAAAGAAAAATATCCAAAACAGACGAAGGCTACCGTAAAAGAAATGATGAAATCAGTACTAATTGCATTACCGAGTATTTCTATACCGTTACTTATTGTTTTAGGAATCCTGTCCGGGGTTTTTACAGCAACGGAATCGGCAGCCATTGCTAGTTTATTAGCTTTTCTGGTCGGATCCTTTTTCTATCGTGAATTAAAACTAAAGGATCTTCCTAGCATTCTAGTGAATACGGCAGTTATTACCTCTATTGTTACGTTTATCGTTGCAATGGCGACGATGTTTGGCTGGCTTATATCATTTGAGAAAATACCACAGATGATTGCTTCCTTCTTAGTGAACATTACGGAAAGCCAGTTTGGATTTCTATTAATCTGCCTTTTCTTATTTTTAGTCATTGGCATGATTATGGAAGGGGCGGCAGCTATGATTATTCTGGTCCCAGTCATGTTGCCTATTGCTGTTCAATATGGAATTGACCCCGTTCATTTTGGGATTATGATCTGTCTCAATTTAACCTTAGGATTAATTACCCCTCCGGTCGGAACTGTCTTATTTATCACATCATCTATTACAAAGATTTCATTTGAGAAGCTTTCAAAGGTAATCATGCCATTTTTCGCCGTTGGAGTGGTTGTACTCCTTATTGTGACTTATATTCCCGCAGTCACCACTTGGTTACCGTCCTTCATTAAGTAA
- a CDS encoding IclR family transcriptional regulator, whose product MEKGDVQPFKVQKEQMQITSVQKALRILKLFSHKDPELGVSEISRRLGIAKSTVSRLVQILCQEGLLKKNPETRKYHLSLTVFEIGSIVYQEIDIVQVALPLLKKLLPVVNGVIQLAIYDNGGIVYLLKLPEHHDQHVINSMGKRVPAHLTAAGKALLAFQSDEEIAQYISKPLERSTEQTITCSDKLWNELIKIRESGYSTSFGEYQEMVGAVAIPIMDEEGKVMASLSVTKPKNLLNSNQIQRILPEMKMKGRIIAERLEGMTWEHPLFS is encoded by the coding sequence TTGGAGAAAGGTGATGTGCAGCCATTTAAGGTGCAAAAGGAACAAATGCAAATAACATCCGTTCAAAAAGCATTACGAATATTAAAGCTGTTTTCCCATAAGGACCCAGAATTAGGGGTAAGCGAGATAAGCAGAAGGCTTGGCATCGCCAAAAGTACGGTTAGTCGATTGGTCCAAATCCTTTGTCAAGAGGGTTTGTTAAAGAAGAACCCAGAAACACGGAAATATCATTTGTCCCTGACGGTGTTTGAAATCGGGTCCATTGTTTATCAAGAAATAGACATTGTTCAAGTGGCCCTGCCGCTTTTGAAGAAGCTGTTACCAGTCGTAAACGGAGTGATACAACTGGCAATCTATGATAACGGTGGCATTGTCTATTTATTAAAGCTCCCGGAGCATCATGATCAACATGTGATTAATTCAATGGGGAAAAGAGTTCCTGCTCATTTGACAGCAGCTGGGAAAGCGTTATTAGCCTTTCAAAGTGATGAAGAAATTGCCCAATATATATCAAAACCCTTGGAACGAAGTACAGAGCAGACAATTACTTGTTCCGATAAGCTTTGGAATGAATTAATTAAAATCAGAGAATCAGGCTATAGTACCTCATTTGGAGAATATCAGGAAATGGTTGGGGCTGTCGCTATCCCGATAATGGATGAAGAGGGAAAGGTTATGGCTTCCTTAAGTGTAACCAAACCTAAAAACCTACTAAATTCTAATCAAATTCAGCGGATTTTACCAGAAATGAAAATGAAGGGTCGAATCATTGCTGAACGATTAGAAGGAATGACCTGGGAACATCCATTGTTTTCATAA
- a CDS encoding aldehyde dehydrogenase family protein, which translates to MIKAAVEKIDNFFGHQEVKSTEYFDVYDPGMFTDVVAKVAKGNSETADQAVQTAYQAYREWKEVPLTERIELVKKAAVVLEESTETLRPLLIRENGGTVKESTADFMRGASIIHNMAERAEAFLEPTQFENKVSWMSIEKTPIGVIGLIVPWNSPIILTMAKLAPALLAGNTVVVKPSRDAPVALTLALKAMAKILPHGVINVVNGRSDVTITLTEHPLVRKISFTGGTETGSSIMASAASTIKKVSLELGGNDPAIILDDADVNKIMPRLCKGIFTRAGQICFAVKRVYVPSHMMNSVYEAMSELVNEYQVGHGLDERTTFGPLINQKQFDYVQGLANKARQSGATVRQVGKKVDQEQWVNGYYMLPSIVRDIDPRHELVVSEQFGPVIPLISYNSIEEAIEMANGTEFGLCSSVWSEDTNHALAVARQLEAGGTFINSHNVDSLSLDMPFGGVKQSGLGRERTEIGFSDYVEYQAIRMLKEN; encoded by the coding sequence TTGATTAAGGCTGCCGTAGAAAAAATAGATAATTTTTTTGGTCACCAAGAGGTAAAATCGACCGAATATTTCGATGTGTATGATCCTGGAATGTTTACCGATGTAGTGGCAAAGGTAGCGAAGGGGAATAGTGAAACGGCCGATCAGGCTGTTCAAACCGCGTATCAGGCCTATCGGGAATGGAAAGAGGTCCCCTTAACAGAAAGAATTGAGCTAGTGAAGAAGGCTGCCGTTGTATTAGAAGAATCAACCGAAACCTTAAGACCCTTACTGATAAGAGAGAATGGCGGGACGGTTAAGGAGTCCACTGCCGATTTTATGAGAGGGGCCAGTATTATTCATAATATGGCAGAGCGGGCAGAAGCGTTTCTAGAACCAACACAGTTTGAAAATAAAGTGAGCTGGATGAGCATTGAAAAGACTCCCATAGGGGTTATTGGACTAATTGTTCCTTGGAATTCTCCTATTATCTTAACCATGGCTAAGTTGGCACCTGCCTTATTAGCTGGAAATACGGTAGTCGTAAAACCTTCACGGGATGCTCCTGTTGCCTTGACATTGGCCTTAAAAGCAATGGCGAAGATCCTACCACATGGTGTTATTAATGTGGTAAATGGAAGATCAGATGTCACGATTACACTGACAGAGCATCCTCTAGTGAGAAAGATTTCCTTTACCGGTGGTACGGAAACGGGCAGCTCGATTATGGCTAGTGCCGCATCCACGATAAAAAAGGTTAGTTTAGAGCTTGGGGGTAATGACCCCGCTATCATTTTGGATGATGCCGATGTTAATAAAATCATGCCAAGGCTATGTAAAGGGATTTTCACAAGAGCTGGGCAAATCTGCTTTGCTGTGAAGCGGGTCTATGTTCCAAGCCATATGATGAATTCTGTGTATGAAGCGATGTCGGAGCTTGTGAATGAGTATCAGGTGGGCCATGGCTTGGATGAGCGGACAACATTTGGGCCATTAATTAATCAGAAGCAATTTGATTATGTTCAAGGCTTAGCGAACAAAGCACGCCAATCAGGTGCTACGGTCAGACAGGTAGGGAAAAAGGTTGATCAAGAGCAATGGGTTAACGGCTATTATATGCTGCCATCGATTGTTCGGGATATTGATCCTCGTCATGAATTGGTTGTTAGTGAACAGTTTGGACCGGTGATTCCGTTAATCTCGTACAACTCGATTGAAGAAGCGATTGAAATGGCGAATGGAACTGAATTTGGATTATGCTCCTCTGTATGGTCTGAGGATACGAACCATGCATTAGCTGTAGCCCGGCAGCTAGAAGCGGGCGGTACCTTCATCAACAGTCATAACGTTGATTCACTATCACTTGATATGCCGTTTGGCGGTGTTAAACAAAGTGGATTAGGAAGAGAAAGAACAGAGATTGGTTTCTCTGATTACGTTGAATATCAAGCCATTCGTATGTTGAAAGAAAATTAA
- a CDS encoding aromatic ring-hydroxylating oxygenase subunit alpha has protein sequence MNKTIHKDHISNIRDLLQTGKLPQWIMTDPEIHQLEIEKIFSKTWNFIAHESEIPNKGDYVSRWIVQDPILLVRNGEGEINAFINSCTHRGVHLCPSDLGNKKAFTCPYHGWTFNMDGDLVGILAGNKIYGEEMDKKEWGLRKVPKVESYHGLIFASLNPDAEPLEKYLGGLKWYFDIMLGRSNKGMEVIGAPQRWVVDTNWKVSAEVFVGDAYHTAMTHRSTVELGISPKDPLFASNGYQVQLEQGHGINVIQPPKSVSIPPYQGLPEEMWPMFHENLTEEQLSVFKKTMVFNGNCFPNLSFLSPMHGKGEHENLTNFLTIRQWRPLGPDKIEAWSWILVDKEAPQEFKENSYKRYVNTFGPGGTLEQDDAELWTRLADASKGVTARDKTLHFNNVVNYLMGMDVVEPVDDFPGPGIAYPTTFLDVVHRGFYEYWQELISKES, from the coding sequence TTGAATAAAACGATTCATAAAGATCATATATCAAACATTAGGGATTTACTGCAAACGGGTAAGCTCCCGCAATGGATTATGACAGATCCTGAAATTCATCAATTAGAGATTGAAAAAATCTTCAGCAAAACCTGGAATTTTATCGCACATGAATCTGAGATTCCAAACAAAGGGGATTATGTGTCAAGGTGGATTGTTCAAGACCCGATCCTGTTAGTTCGTAATGGCGAGGGTGAAATCAATGCCTTCATTAATTCCTGTACACATCGGGGTGTTCATTTATGTCCATCGGATTTAGGCAATAAGAAAGCCTTCACCTGTCCGTATCATGGCTGGACCTTTAATATGGATGGCGATTTAGTCGGGATACTAGCCGGGAATAAAATATACGGCGAAGAAATGGATAAAAAAGAGTGGGGGCTTAGGAAGGTTCCAAAGGTTGAAAGCTATCATGGATTAATTTTTGCTTCTTTAAACCCAGATGCAGAACCGTTAGAAAAGTACTTAGGCGGATTAAAATGGTATTTCGACATTATGCTGGGCAGAAGTAATAAAGGGATGGAGGTCATTGGGGCACCACAGCGCTGGGTAGTGGATACGAATTGGAAGGTAAGCGCGGAAGTGTTTGTCGGTGATGCTTATCATACCGCCATGACACACCGCTCAACAGTTGAACTGGGAATCAGTCCGAAGGATCCGTTATTTGCCAGCAATGGTTATCAAGTCCAACTTGAGCAGGGACATGGTATCAACGTAATTCAACCGCCAAAGTCTGTGTCCATTCCACCATATCAAGGGCTTCCGGAAGAAATGTGGCCGATGTTTCATGAAAACTTAACCGAAGAACAGTTATCTGTCTTTAAAAAGACGATGGTGTTCAATGGAAACTGCTTCCCTAATCTTTCCTTCTTAAGTCCAATGCACGGAAAAGGGGAACATGAGAACCTAACAAACTTCTTAACGATTAGACAATGGCGTCCACTTGGACCTGACAAGATTGAAGCATGGTCATGGATATTGGTCGATAAAGAAGCACCGCAAGAATTTAAAGAAAATTCTTACAAAAGATACGTGAATACATTTGGACCTGGTGGAACATTAGAGCAGGATGATGCAGAGCTATGGACAAGACTTGCGGATGCGAGCAAAGGTGTAACAGCTCGGGATAAGACCTTACATTTCAATAACGTCGTGAATTATTTGATGGGAATGGATGTTGTGGAGCCTGTTGACGATTTTCCAGGACCGGGCATTGCCTATCCAACGACCTTCTTGGATGTAGTACACCGAGGTTTTTATGAATACTGGCAGGAATTAATTTCGAAAGAATCTTGA
- a CDS encoding aromatic-ring-hydroxylating dioxygenase subunit beta, with protein sequence MVEIKEQNQYIVNLELQNEITLFYYREAELLDTRDYHSWFQLLSEDIIYRMPSRVTRDSSSGSDIIDEMSYFEDDYTTMKTRVDRLYTKSAWSHDPPSRTRHFISHVRMKKGEKENELEVKSYFQYIRNRGNQTINDQLTGERVDILQRVGEDWKIAKRTIYPDHAVIGTLNLHNFF encoded by the coding sequence ATGGTTGAAATAAAGGAGCAAAATCAATATATCGTAAATTTAGAATTACAAAATGAAATTACCTTGTTTTACTATCGTGAAGCAGAGCTATTGGATACAAGAGACTATCATTCATGGTTTCAACTGCTTTCCGAGGACATTATCTACCGTATGCCGTCACGGGTGACCCGTGATAGCTCAAGCGGCTCAGACATCATTGATGAGATGAGCTATTTTGAAGACGATTATACCACGATGAAAACAAGAGTGGACCGTCTTTATACGAAGTCTGCCTGGTCTCATGATCCGCCATCGCGGACTCGTCACTTTATCAGTCATGTTCGCATGAAAAAAGGTGAAAAAGAAAATGAATTAGAAGTGAAAAGCTATTTTCAATATATCCGTAACCGGGGCAATCAAACCATCAATGACCAGCTAACAGGAGAGCGTGTGGATATTCTCCAAAGAGTGGGCGAAGACTGGAAAATTGCGAAAAGAACGATTTATCCTGATCATGCTGTGATTGGAACATTAAACCTGCATAACTTTTTCTAA
- a CDS encoding cupin domain-containing protein: MGKQENLTEFRKVIAEQRKPLPRVAEEEWEHVVVHADEIPWYSPGKESNPSRLGPVLQLPAKSFEIFLQEIEPGSASDMQRHHHESVHYVMSGTGYSEIGDRTYPWSTGDFVYTPPMVWHRHYNSSQEEPVRMFLVENSKLLESLGLNFRESEGSIDYAELQERLKKKNAEPQI; this comes from the coding sequence ATGGGAAAACAGGAAAATTTAACCGAATTTCGGAAGGTGATTGCCGAGCAGCGGAAACCCTTACCAAGGGTAGCGGAGGAGGAGTGGGAGCATGTTGTCGTCCATGCAGATGAAATTCCTTGGTACAGTCCGGGAAAGGAATCGAATCCTTCGCGATTAGGACCGGTTCTCCAGTTGCCGGCAAAGAGCTTTGAGATTTTTTTACAGGAAATTGAACCAGGTTCGGCTTCTGATATGCAGCGCCATCACCATGAATCTGTTCACTATGTGATGTCAGGCACCGGTTACAGTGAAATCGGGGACAGAACCTATCCTTGGTCTACAGGAGATTTTGTTTATACACCGCCGATGGTCTGGCATAGGCATTATAACAGCAGTCAGGAGGAGCCGGTCCGAATGTTCCTGGTGGAAAATTCGAAGTTACTAGAATCTCTCGGGCTGAACTTTCGTGAATCAGAGGGCTCGATTGATTATGCAGAACTTCAGGAAAGGCTGAAAAAGAAAAACGCTGAGCCTCAAATATAG
- a CDS encoding DODA-type extradiol aromatic ring-opening family dioxygenase → MSKLVAALAMSHSPLVPSIPTAPPIEKRERVQGAYDQCRAILEEAKPEVIIIISAEHMSTLSPQLIPPFTVGVAESYKGPLDKWIGIPEKVYPGSPELSHFILSKLFQNNFDVAMAGELALDHGTIQPLHYVEPLNEQAIVIPIILNGITHPLPSMKRCFEFGKVLREAIEQQDIFERVAILGTGGLSHWVGTKEMGIVNEEWDRQILNLISSGRAEEFACMNDEDIIAGGNGAEEVRAWSAVVGASLSNQGQVIAYENVKEWVTGLGFVQMKVEEGALV, encoded by the coding sequence ATGAGTAAATTAGTAGCTGCACTTGCAATGAGTCATAGCCCGTTGGTTCCATCCATTCCAACGGCACCACCGATTGAAAAAAGAGAACGAGTACAAGGAGCCTATGATCAATGTAGAGCGATCCTAGAAGAGGCAAAACCAGAGGTGATTATTATCATTTCTGCGGAGCATATGAGCACATTGTCACCGCAATTAATTCCGCCATTTACCGTTGGGGTAGCAGAAAGCTATAAGGGACCGCTTGATAAATGGATTGGGATTCCTGAAAAGGTCTATCCTGGTTCCCCGGAATTATCCCATTTTATTCTATCCAAGCTATTTCAAAATAATTTTGACGTAGCGATGGCAGGGGAGTTAGCTCTTGATCATGGAACGATTCAACCATTGCATTATGTGGAGCCTCTTAATGAACAGGCTATTGTGATACCGATTATCTTAAATGGAATCACTCATCCATTACCGTCGATGAAACGTTGCTTTGAATTTGGAAAGGTGTTAAGAGAAGCGATTGAACAGCAGGATATTTTTGAAAGAGTAGCGATTCTTGGAACAGGCGGCTTGTCACACTGGGTCGGTACGAAGGAAATGGGCATCGTAAATGAAGAATGGGACCGACAAATTCTCAATTTGATTTCTTCAGGCCGCGCAGAGGAATTTGCGTGCATGAATGATGAGGATATTATCGCTGGCGGAAATGGAGCGGAAGAGGTCCGTGCTTGGTCAGCCGTTGTGGGGGCTTCCTTATCCAATCAAGGCCAGGTGATTGCCTATGAGAACGTGAAGGAATGGGTAACAGGGCTTGGCTTTGTTCAAATGAAGGTGGAAGAGGGTGCCTTAGTTTGA
- a CDS encoding dihydrodipicolinate synthase family protein — protein MRETVQDVKGIYAIIPTPALPFADQITTEDTVDYEETVRAVNQMIEDGVDAIMTTGTFGEAATLTWDEHLKFVATVVEAAKGRVPIYAGATTLNTRDTIARARAFQEKGVSGLLLGRPMWCECDDDSIVSYYRGVAEAVPDLGIIVYDNPVAFKGKISSAVYAKLAEIPSIIAAKCTSLNTAFWEDVEAVKGKIRMLPMERNWYEGWRAKPDEVLACWSGAASCGPQPAVALKRSIFNGDEQKAQEITEGMQHASSTFFPNGDFKLFAKYNIQLEKIRINEAGYINAGPSRPPYTKVPEEYAEGARVAGRRLAQLRRKYDGSKAR, from the coding sequence TTGAGAGAAACTGTTCAGGATGTAAAAGGAATTTATGCGATTATCCCTACTCCTGCCTTACCGTTCGCTGATCAAATCACAACAGAAGATACAGTGGATTATGAAGAAACGGTAAGAGCGGTTAATCAAATGATTGAAGACGGCGTTGATGCAATTATGACAACGGGAACTTTCGGTGAAGCGGCGACGTTAACATGGGATGAGCATTTGAAATTTGTCGCAACTGTCGTGGAAGCTGCTAAGGGACGTGTTCCTATCTATGCCGGGGCTACGACATTAAATACAAGAGATACGATTGCTAGAGCAAGGGCTTTTCAGGAAAAAGGTGTTTCTGGATTATTATTAGGCAGGCCGATGTGGTGTGAATGTGATGATGATTCGATTGTCAGCTATTATCGTGGCGTGGCAGAGGCCGTTCCAGATTTAGGGATTATCGTCTATGATAATCCGGTTGCCTTTAAAGGCAAGATTAGCTCTGCTGTATATGCGAAGCTAGCTGAAATTCCTTCTATTATCGCAGCGAAATGCACATCCTTGAATACAGCGTTTTGGGAGGATGTCGAAGCAGTAAAAGGAAAAATCAGAATGCTGCCGATGGAACGGAATTGGTATGAAGGCTGGAGAGCGAAGCCTGATGAGGTATTGGCCTGCTGGAGTGGTGCTGCATCCTGCGGCCCACAGCCGGCTGTTGCATTAAAACGGAGTATTTTTAACGGTGATGAGCAAAAGGCACAGGAAATTACGGAAGGAATGCAGCATGCCTCCAGTACCTTCTTTCCAAACGGTGATTTTAAATTATTTGCTAAATATAATATTCAGCTTGAAAAAATTCGTATTAATGAAGCTGGTTATATCAATGCTGGACCGAGCCGACCTCCATATACAAAAGTACCGGAGGAATATGCCGAAGGAGCGAGAGTGGCTGGCAGACGTTTAGCACAATTGCGAAGAAAATATGACGGAAGTAAAGCACGATAG